The nucleotide window GATCCCAGAATCACAGACGAGCTCAGTCAAAGCCATGCCTCATTGTACCAAGCCCTTAGCACCAATCCCCGCGAACGACGACATACCAGCCGTTGTCAAAATCAGCATGTCCCTTGACGGTCATATCCCCCCCTACAAAGGTTTTGTCAGCACAGATACGCCCACTGACCTTAAGAGGAATGATAGACTTGCGCTTGCTGCATTAGTCAACAACATACTGTGCGGCACCAGCGATCTGAGTCCACTGGAGCTCCTTGTTGAAATTGTTCTGCAGAGTCCCTGAGGCTAGGCAATCGAAAAGCACACGCGGACGAGAAAACATACATTATTACACAAAATGATGGCAGAGTTCCACGAGCAGCTAACGCGGCCGCAGTTCTCAGGCCCTGGACCATTGACGGCCGTGCCAGAAAGACGGGACAGATACATGACACCGATCCCAATCTGGGTCCTCTTAGCATCGCCATCCCCGGGGACGTTACAGTCGTGTTTGATGGGAATGCCGGCCTTGTCACCGGCCGGACTGGAGATGGGGTCCTGGGCCATGAAGGTCTCGTCCAGCCCGGATAGGCGTTTTCCATCTTGGCAACAGCTTGCTAGATAGTGCCGGTAATGGTTACGGTAGCGCTGTTATCGTCGGCGGGATTGATGGGCAGGTTCCAGGTAACATTGTGGACATCTTCAGCGACGGAGACGTGGACAAGCTGTCTTTTGGTTAGTATTGTCTTAATAAATGCCTAAAGAACTGAAGAGATATTACTCTGAAGAGAGCCAGAGCGCTGGTAGCgaaggtgatgagggaaATCATCTTGTAAACCGTGAGGTGTCAGGTTGTCTGTGAAACTTTTATTGTTTTTGGTAAAGATGGGAACCTCAGTCCAGAACGTCGAAGATGCATACTGCTACCTGAAGCCCACCAAGGATCTGGCTGGAGCACCCGATGATGGCCTCTGCCCACTGCCAACTTTCTGGTAGGTATAGCATCCATTATCTGCCAGCTCTCGAAGAAAGTCTCCACCTAAGGCCACATGTGTAGGGCTCGTGATTCCTTCTGTTCAAATGATGACGTGCAACTTGCTCGTTGAGGCTGATATCTTGTTGaatcaagaagcaggagcaTGCTGAGTGGCGGAAACCTGTTTTGTGTTCTTGATAAGCAAACTCCACGGTATACAGGTAAGAGGTTGGGCGAGCTCCTCTTTCGTCGGTGTGCCTCCTGCGGACTTTAACCAACATCTCAAAACACTAACCTCGTTCCCAAACCAAGGCTATCAAACTCTCGTCTGTGAGCTGTGTATCTTAGATACCTTGGTCATGATCTGCGGGAGGACATGGGTTGCCCCAAGGGCTTGTGTCGCAATATTCTGACTTATGGCGCTGAGTAATGTCTAATCGGGTCGTACTTGCCTTACCGGCAGTAACTTTGGGTGcttccaccttcttcccaaGCGCCTTCCTTCCTGCCTTAGGTCTTGATAACAACTGTGAATTCACAAGGAAGGTACGAGACGGTTCTGGACCTTCCTTCGCTTTTGGTTTCAATACATGTACAGCAACATGGTTATCACTCAGCAAAGTCAGAGAAATCCAGTCCCATTAAAAACAATTTATTAACTCTCCCCCAATATCCTAGATCCTCTTCACAATATCTTAACACTCGGCAATGCTCTTTGCGGACGATGACTCCCCACTTATCATCGTAATCGACATGCCGTCTGATCACGTTGACATTGACTAAAACCCACGTTAGTGGAATCCGCTTCTTACCCCAGCCAAAGTCGGTAACAACACAGAGAACTTACCGTCAAACCAGCATTTATAGGTGATATCACGGGCAGCATCGGCAATGTCATTCCACTCAAGCTCCTTCTCAACGTCATCCTACACCTCACATGTCAGAAACCAGCCAAACAAAACCCTTTCATAGGAACCCACCTTGTTGCACCAGATAATGGTGGAATTCCACGAGCAGCTCACACGGCCGCAGTTGTCGGGCCCAGCTCCGTCTTCGCCGTGCCAGGAACTTTACGGAGGTATTGAATCCCGTCCCTGATGGCACCTCTGTTAGCCCAGCCTTCATGGTCAGGACGGCAGTTGAAGGTGCCATTTTGAAGAggctcctcatcatctctaTCACCGTCAGAGGGGTGAGGGTCCCTCGCCATGAAGGTAGCGTTCCACCCGGGATAGTCGGTATCCATCTTGGCAACGGCATTTTCGATGGTGCCGGTGATGGTTACGGTGGCGCTGTTGGGGTCGTTGAGGTTAATGGGGAGGGTCCAGGTGAAatcgggggtggaggtgtggGCGAACTGATTGCCATGTTAGCATGGTTTTTGATAGAATGAAGGGTACATACTCCAAGGAGCGCCAGGGCGCTGGcgggcgagggtgttgaaggagagcaTCTCGTGATATAcaggttgctgctgaggatcACGAGAAAGGGCTTGAGACATCACACACCCGGATTATGTATCTATGGATGGAGCCCACCATGGTTTTGCCGTGATACTTGCCGCTTGCTCCTGATTGTCGGGGAATTTGAGCTCTATACTGCTCTCAAGCGAAGATGGAACTTTACTCACGGCCGCAAGCCAAGGCTTCATCCAAATTGAAAGTCCAGAGACCAGGACCACACTGGAAATCAGCCCCAGAGCGGCGGAAACCTTCTTTATTTTTGATAGAGCAACCTGTGTCTTGATCAGTATGTCTGTGGGGGTTGAGCCCTTATTCACCGTGCTCTTTCTGGCACAATCACATCTTAgcaatcccatccccaacacctACATTTTATGGATCACCATTCCCGTCTCTCCAGCCGACGCATCATCAGCCACCCCCTTCAACGACCTTTTGTCACTCCTCTCCCATTCCATCATCCTTATATAAatctccttttcttcaatTACtgtcacatacgaccatatCCAGCTGAGAactcgggatcccgtccgctctcccctagatAAGCAGCTGAGAGCCGAattagtactcaggtgggtgaccactggggaatcctcggtgttgtatgtttttgccTATTTTTGGACTCCACTTGACTCCGTCGACAAGTCTTggcacccaccccctttttgtaTGTCAACATAGAAGAAGTAGGCCAACGAGACATGACTTGTGAGGTGGTATCATGAAACAACGCTTTGGAAATCATTCAATCATTTGTGTGATCCCTTGGCGTATCCCTATATCACTATATACATCCCACAGGAGTGAGCAATGTGGCAAGCATGGCTCACTCATAGCTTTCATCAACATTGAACGGGAACAGTCATCCATGTAGGCATGCCCCTTGACGTAGTCGTGGCTCTCCTTGGAGTTGCACTCAAAGGCAGATATCAAACGCAGAGTCGGCAATTTCCAGCCGCGGAACCTACTTCTTGACATCCTGTAATTTTTCGCCTCGTGTCAGAAACCAGAAATTAACAAAGATGGGGGGAGTTGAGGGTTAAAGCTTACGGTGTTGCGCCAGAGAATGGCCGAGTTGCACGAGCAGCTCACGCGGCCGCACTGGCCGGTGTCGTTCTGGGTGAGGCCGGGCAGATCCGAGAGGTACGCGATGCCATCctcgatgttgatggtgacggtcttctcttctcccttGGGCCAGCAGTCGATCTTTTGGGGCTTCTTGGCGGGGCCACGtgtggggggggtgggggcaTGGGACCTGGAAGGCGGCTTTCCAGCCGGGGTAGTCGGTCTCCATTTTGGCTACAGCTTGCTGGATGGTGcctggtggatgtggtggttAGCAAGAACGTTTGTGGTTCACTACCTTGAAAGCATGTGGGGAATATTAGAGAAAAGTCTTGCGGGGGGTATATCATACTAGTGATAGGGACGGTGGCGTTGTTCTTGTcagtgatgttgatgggcaTGTTGAAGGTGACAGCGGGCACGATGTCCGGGACCTCGAAGGCCTGGGTAGTCTGTATTTGGTTGTTAGTAATGTCCAAAATGACTGGTTACTTGGCGGTACATACACCGAAGAGGACCAGAACGCCAGTAGTGACGCTGAGAATGGTGGTCTtcatcttggtgatgggtgtttACGGTCTCGGTGAGTCTCTTGCCTGGTTTTAAGGTAGTCAACTTGTTGAGAATTGTGAGGATGACTGATTTGTtcgtgggagaggagaagagctggCGGATGTTCAGAATATATACCTACTAGTTGATGAGGCTCACCAAATACCAATTCACTCTAGAGCATAAGCGGGCTATTCACGACCCGAGAGCAACTTGTTGTCAGTGAATGATAACGCCGACGAGAGAGTTTCCAATGTGAGCCGGGTGTTTGGGCTTGATTCACTGGCCACGTGTGATGAGTACCTATTGCTCCTGCTCTTCGGATGTGGTGTCATGCACGGCAGATGTTGATACGGTCTGACATATCGACAAGCCAGGAACATTATAAGCAAGTCTTCACATGGCAGAAACCCACtgtcttgctcttcttcttttccttcatTTCACTTGTGACCAAAACCGCAGGTTGCTCAATTCATCCTCAAGACCACGTGCCGCTCGCTACTTCCACATCGCCATGCCCTCTGATAGATAACGGAGAAATTTTCAAAGGGTTCGAGAAATGTACCCTCTTCCACACGATGTTAACACCTGCTTGGGTCAGCTCAAGAGCTACACTGCTCCGGAAAGCCGGAGTAACTAGAACCTCAATCTTTCTGCTACCATCAGAAACAAGACCAGTGACATATGGTGGGAGAACTCGGCTGAACATCCAAATATATGTGATGAGGTAGGCATCCCATCCATTATCGAAAGGCGAGCAATAGATGAGAGTGAATGGTGTATGGTGACTGCGATGGCTAGGTAGGGAGAACTGTGATTGAGATGAGTATGGATAAACAGGGAAAATGGTGGCATTGAATGACTGTCCCACTGCATTTATGGTCAACGATACACAGCGTACTCGTCACAGAAAGAAGGCACGTAACAACGATTATGAAAAATTCCAGCTCAATTTGATGCTAATTAGCAAACACCCACCAACTATGAGACATTCTCAACCTTTGGTAGAGCTAGCCCGAATAACCCACGCCATCCTACTTCCGAGTACTGAGGAATCAAGGTCCTGCCTACCCCCTCTCGCCTCGCTATGCCCCATATAGCGCGCATAATTTAGCAGTCTTCAGCGAGAACGACAGCAGTCCAGCCATCAGAGGCATCGGCATGGCCCTTTACAAAACCACGCGACTCCTGGCCATCACACTGTTGAACGATCTTGTTCGCAGCGTCAGCAATTGCCGACCACGCAACCTGCTTGGCCGCATTACCCTGTAGAGATGTCGCTATCGATTAGCAAACAGAAACCATGCATGTGTCGAAATAGTGAAAATTCCAATGATAGAGGTGGGAAAAGGGAGATATACATTGTTGCACCAAGCAATGGCAGCACCTTCGGAGCAGGTGGCGCGGTTACAATGACCGGCGTTGTTCTGCCCAGAGCCAGACTTGCCGTTAAGGTACGAGATACCGTCCTGGACGCGCGGGGTGAAGGTACGGTTTTCGCCAGTGTTGCAGTTGATGGTGAATTTTGCGGACGCAGAGTCGAGACCAATGTTGCTCGGGAGCGCATAGCCCTGGGTAATCTGTCTGTTGTGTTATTAATGCTTCACAGAAAAAACCAGGATGTCTTGCCCCAAAGAAAGCCAGAGTGCTGGCggcgatgctgatgatggaggtCTTCATCTTGTTGTGTGTTTGTTGTCTCAGTTGGATCAGTTTGTTGGTAAGGAATGTGAGGTTTGTGGGAGAGGTGAAGAACCAGCGGGTAGCCCGAATATATAGATACTGATCCACGGAGCCCACCC belongs to Podospora bellae-mahoneyi strain CBS 112042 chromosome 6, whole genome shotgun sequence and includes:
- a CDS encoding hypothetical protein (EggNog:ENOG503PEV2; COG:S), whose product is MKTTILSVTTGVLVLFGTTQAFEVPDIVPAVTFNMPINITDKNNATVPITSTIQQAVAKMETDYPGWKAAFQGEEKTVTINIEDGIAYLSDLPGLTQNDTGQCGRVSCSCNSAILWRNTFAHTSTPDFTWTLPINLNDPNSATVTITGTIENAVAKMDTDYPGWNATFMARDPHPSDGDRDDEEPLQNGTFNCRPDHEGWANRGAIRDGIQYLRKVPGTAKTELGPTTAADDVEKELEWNDIADAARDITYKCWFDVNVNVIRRHVDYDDKWGVILVHVSVAEDVHNVTWNLPINPADDNSATVTITGTI